Proteins from a genomic interval of Bombus affinis isolate iyBomAffi1 chromosome 14, iyBomAffi1.2, whole genome shotgun sequence:
- the LOC126923911 gene encoding uncharacterized protein LOC126923911, whose amino-acid sequence MGQTVGRMPHSWIDLLEEKDRVLYWSGEVLSRVADNVNQEESFLIDYGNESIDKKVDSWMESNQARIDRIFSKHPDLPEAYKIKVANELEQITEELTMQMRNDYYHGYKDTVKFTKKVDLLGERQRRIHAKIQNLENTCHGSVKEFRRKFGTLRAKTFKNLRIGEKMIFQDKKLKSQFAKRVHDIDHKNVEECAKCIDKLIKIIEKAALTQQ is encoded by the exons ATGGGGCAAACGGTAGGACGTATGCCTCACTCATGGATCGATTTATTGGAGGAAAAGGATCGTGTTTTGTATTGGAGTGGCGAGGTGCTATCGAGAGTAGCCGACAACGTAAATCAAGAAGAATCGTTTCTAATCGACTACGGTAATGAAAGCATCGACAAAAAGGTAGACTCGTGGATGGAATCGAATCAAGCGCGGATCGACAGGATTTTCAGTAAACACCCAGATTTGCCGGAAgcgtataaaataaaagtagCGAACGAACTCGAGCAA ATAACGGAAGAGTTGACGATGCAAATGAGAAACGACTATTACCACGGCTACAAGGACACTGTGAAGTTTACGAAGAAAGTAGATTTGCTAGGAGAAAGACAGCGTAGGATACATGCGAAGATTCAGAACCTCGAGAACACTTGCCACGGGAGCGTGAAAGAATTTCGAAGAAAATTCGGCACGCTCCGAGCGAAGACGTTCAAAAACCTTAGAATAGGGGAAAAGATGATATTCCAAGACAAGAAACTGAAGTCACAGTTCGCTAAACGG GTGCACGATATCGATCATAAGAACGTGGAAGAGTGTGCCAAATGTATCGATAAATTAATAAAGATCATTGAAAAAGCGGCGCTTACACAACAATga
- the LOC126924492 gene encoding uncharacterized protein LOC126924492 produces the protein MSVYTHNVSCTKIHNLQPFTSIKFNYSSAYHGYKDYNIPSGKHLKEIDLSTNSKALTEQKQRDSRGVSGSNRHLKLGDAHQVANYFLTGGPSKGHAHFVRDCDSNNDDNDTKKTSNPTIKSNTDLLINEQDSNTTSSDSIVGAPLPHIPPPHIPPVPHIPPLPIAPHLNSIIHPALNTISRLPHLLGNNFLQSVLHPDLHPHIKTLHDIPSTLVKTVSAPVSELINARSELQDMLHPNGSFLRSINEARENRKARKNLKNNLMFPIGQPPIVGLAQPNFHKNVPLSSMIEPHLPVSHPPPSGYMVHYVPHNTETALKSPTGSSK, from the exons ATGTCAG tGTATACACATAATGTCTCTTGTACtaaaattcacaatttacaACCATTTACATCAATAAAGTTCAATTATTCTAGTGCGTACCATGGCTATAAAG ATTACAATATACCTTCTGGAAAGCATTTGAAGGAAATTGATTTGAGTACCAACTCCAAAGCACTGACTGAACAAAAGCAGCGAGATTCACGTGGTGTATCAGGCTCTAATCGACATCTTAAACTAG GTGATGCTCACCAAGTTGCAAACTATTTTCTCACTGGAGGACCATCAAAAGGTCATGCACATTTCGTAAGAGATTGTGATTCAAATAATGATGACAATGATacaaaaaaaacaagtaatCCTACTATTAAGTCTAATACAGATTTACTTATAAATGAACAAGATTCAAACACAACTTCATCCGATTCTATTGTTGGGGCTCCTTTACCACATATTCCTCCACCACATATTCCTCCAGTACCACATATCCCTCCACTACCTATTGCTCCGCATTTGAATTCCATTATACATCCAGCTTTAAATACAATAAGTAGATTACCACATTTGCTAGGGAATAATTTTTTACAATCTGTATTACATCCTGATTTACATCCACATATCAAGACATTACATGATATTCCTAGTACATTAGTAAAAACAGTTAGCGCGCCAGTAAGTGAGTTAATAAATGCCAGATCAGAGCTCCAAGATATGTTGCACCCAAATGGATCGTTTCTTAGAAGTATCAATGAA GCACGAGAAAATAGAAAAGCAAGGAAAAATCTTAAGAACAATTTAATGTTTCCAATTGGGCAACCACCTATTGTAGGATTAGCTCAACCAAATTTCCACAAGAAT gTTCCACTATCGAGTATGATCGAACCACATCTTCCAGTATCTCATCCTCCCCCTAGTGGTTATATGGTACACTATGTACCACACAATACAGAAACAGCATTAAAGTCTCCAACTGGTTCATCAAAATAA
- the LOC126923921 gene encoding signal recognition particle 19 kDa protein, with protein MALAWNPSKKHSDRERWICIYPVYLNSKRTLAGGRKLPKDKCVENPTYQEIRDVLVAAGFNVGVENKQHPRERSKELLFRGRIRVQLKNDDGTPVKSEFPTRDSVLAYVGTTIPKLKTRQGKQSSEQSSQSSSSSSKKGKGKGRR; from the exons ATGGCGCTCGCATGGAACCCATCAAAGAAACACAGCGATCGTGAAAG ATGGATTTGTATCTATCCGGTATACCTAAATAGTAAAAGAACTCTAGCAGGTGGTCGAAAACTTCCAAAAGACAAATGTGTCGAAAATCCAACATATCAAGAAATTCGTGATGTTTTGGTAGCAGCTGGTTTCAACGTTGGAGTAGAAAACAAACAACATCCACGAGAACGTagcaaagaattattatttcgcGGACGTATTCGCGTACAACTCAAAAATGACGATGGTACTCCTGTGAAATCAGAATTTCCCACTAGAGATTCGGTTTTGGCATATGTGGGCACGACCATTCCAAAGTTAAAAACTCGACAAGGAAAGCAATCCAGTGAACAATCTTCTCAGTCGTCAAGTTCATCGtcaaagaaaggaaaaggaaagggGAGAAGATGA